GCCAATTGTGATAGTTGAAACTCAAATGTAGGTCCGGGGATGTTTGTTTTTTGCGGTGTTTATTGCTGTAGTTTAActatgagttaaaaaaaaattatatatatatatatatataatttattctatttttaatattaataataatttttgttaaagaatctcgatccaataatttaaacttataGATAAAAATCtctagatataatttatattattttctaatacatatcatcaagtaaaagttttttaaacttaaaacttgcacaaatttattatatcttgtgtttaattttttattaaataaatgagaatggtgagatttaaactcgtgatcgCTTGATCAGTTAAactttgatatcatgtcaaataattatccaaattctcaacctaataatttaaattattaaataagattttaagatatgatttattattttctaataaattctttttaaaaatatattattataatatatttttaaataaaaaatattttgagaaataaatatattttagttatttgagtgttatcaattaaatgttaatttagAATCGATCATGAAAATAAACGATCActacctaattttttatttaatagttttatttagttagaaaataataaactacTTCGCCTGCAAAATGAAGTACTCAGAATATTCCGAATAGACCACTTTTTAGTGCTGGTTGGCCCTTATTGTTTCTTGAAGACACGAATTGGTCCTTATTGTTTCTTGAAGACCCGAATTGGTCCTTCAAAAATAAATAGCTCTTGGAAATAACAGATGGTGGCATCAATAGTAGCGAATGCCTTCTCTAGGGACTAAATTGTGTGCTTGACCCCTGTTTAAATCCATATCTTGGGCTCTGCAGGGCCGCTCTTCTATTGACAGGCCTTTCAAGAGAGGGGAGCTCAGGCCCAAAGAATGTAGAAGACAAGGTTGCGTTCAAGCCATTTTGCATTCAATTGGATAAGGCAAATAAAATGGGCCACGACAACGCACAAAGGAAAGCACggtgtaaaaattatttttaatattagtaaattaaaatattaaaaaatattttttaaatacaaaacaaaaaagagtggAGGGGAGGTTTCCTGCCGGTTTCTTTGTTCTTGTCGTTTTGTCGGCCGCTAATCTCagtggttttgttttgaatatgtAATAGTTTACTTTGTCCATGTGTAAATTAACGGGGGAAAGGTTTTGCTGCTCGGATTTGTTCTTCATAAACTAATTCAAGTTACATTTCTAATTTAAATGACTTTATTAACAATATAGTATAAGaattcattattaaattatttgatgtatGAATTTTGCAATTAAACTAGCAAATCCAACAAACTAGTAATAAAAATGAGGTTTGCGgatctattttaatatatttttttaatgtagctctttattttttatttttttaaaattgattagttagcttttttaaataaataataataataatgtggcTCCACTGCTATGACCCATCTATTTTTCTATTGAACTTGGACagatataaaaagaatcaagttgaattgaataaatttttttatataattatgggTATTTAGATTAGTTTATGTAtacctcaattatttttttaagttctaaaattaactaccagataagtttttaatagttttaagaattaaactgataatttctagaaataaatctaaaatctaaacaatattataatttttgtctCATTAAACATTAAACAAGTTGCAaacagaaaaaattttaaattcaaggcAAATCTGTTGCTTCCAAATAGAGGGTATTTAAGTTTGAGAATTGAATGAAAGTAAAGGATGAAATTTAACATAAAGATTAGTATTATCAACCAAAAAtttgaattgagttttgaaagTACCAGtcacttttaattattttaatattaatatatgaaaataatttaaaattattaaaaaaaaacattaatttaaaataaaatccgtACAACCAAAAAAACGAAATTACTCCTCACCTTCCACACTTCCCTTTCTCTCTCACGCTTTTTCAAATTCTcccttttttctcatttcatttcTCGCTCTCCAAACGTTAACAAATCAATCAGATGGCATCTCCTCCACGCCCAAACCTTGAGCTCCGACCCTTAGGAAACACGGGTCTCAAACTTAGCTGCGTCGGTTTTGGAGCTTCCCCCCTTGGCAGTGTCTTCGGCCCTGTCTCTGAACACGACGCCATCTCCTCTGTCCGCGAAGCCTTCGACCTTGGCATCAATTTCTTTGACACTTCTCCGtatgtctctgtttttttttcctcaacaaACATTCTTCTGACTCTCACCGCTACTctctgtttgccagtttttcaTTATGTTCTTGTTCTAGATAATGATTGATTCTGCCATTTGATAGGTATTATGGAGGGACATTGTCAGAGAAGATGCTTGGTAAGGGACTTAAAGCTCTAGGAGTTCCGAGAAATGAATATATTGTGTCCACAAAGTGTGGGAGGTACGTGGAGGGCTTTGATTTTAGTGCTGAGAGAGTGACTAAGAGCATTGATGAGAGCTTGGCAAGATTGCAGTTGGATTATGTTGATATACTCCAATGCCATGATATTGAATTTGGGTCTCTTGATCaggttcttaattttattttatttttctatctgGGTCTGCAATATCCACGTTTTTTAGCTTTGCGTAGATTTTAAAGTTCACATCTTTTTAGAAAAGCATGAGGATGTGATGGCCAAGAATGACCTGGGCTGGTTTGGTTTCAATGACAGATTGCGAATGAAACAATTCCTGCGCTACAGAAACTAAAGGAAGCAGGGAAGATTCGTTTTATCGGTATAACCGGGCTGCCATTAAGTGTATTTACATATGTTCTTGATCGAGTGCCACCAGGCACTGTTGATGTTATTCTGTCATATTGCCACTACAGTGTTAATGATTCTACATTGGTGGATTTATTGCCTTACTTGAAGAGCAAAGGTGTAGGTGTAATTAGTGCTTCTCCACTTGCAATGGGGTTACTTACAGAGAATGGTCCTCCAGAGTGGCATCCAGCTTCTGCTGAACTGAAAGTCTGCCCTTTTTCCCCTTAAATAATCTATGGTGTTTTCTTTCCATATCATTTGTCCTTTTTATTAACAAATGTTGCTTGCAAAGCTGTTTCACCCCACCTTATCTCAACAAGATTTGTGTTCAGGTTTGTTGAGTATAGTTCACATCCATCCTAGTGTGCACAGCACCCACCATCCAGATTTTGGCATGTATACAGTCCTTTTAAGATCACCGATCATATTTTAGAGGGTTGGATTAATCTGCAGGGGCTATTATCAAACTCGGAGCTCTCTTGATAAGATAGAAGAGTGGTACATCATGATAacgaaaatcaaattttaagttgaaataaatATCTGTCAAATCATGGTCCTTGTCCACTATGAATTTGTTGAGGATTCCAGCTAGCACCCATGTTTCTTGATGGGATTGAGGACTGTTGCTTTCAATATGGATGTAATCAATCGCACTGGTACATGCAAACTTTGATACTCCTTTTAGGAATTCTAATCAGACAATCGGAACAGGATATTTATGGGCTGTCTGTAAGGGCTGTCTCATGCATATAATCGTGAAAACCTTGGAGATGCTTGCACTGTCTGCCTAGTTGAAAATGGATTGCagctttttgaaatttatttgatttgtttatgtATGCTTATTTTCCCTCAGTCTGCATGTCAAGCTGCTGCTGCCTTCTGTAAAGCGAAGGGGAAGAATATTTCAAAGTTAGCAATGCAATACAGTTTGGCAAATAAAGATATATCCTCGGTGCTGGTTGGCATGAACTCTGTTAGACAGGTTCTCTTTCATTATATTGCGCCTtgctttcattattttattcgtTGTGGAAGTGTTAGGCTCAATTTGTTTGTCACAGTATCTGAAAGCTTTTTATCGTTGTATTGTTTGATCAATTCCTCTGGCATGGTCCTGTTAGCTCAGATATATAAATATGACCACATCTGCATTTTGTGAGGTTTTTGTTTGCACATCATCTGTTTGTAAGTCTGCTATATGGGAGCAAGTCCAGAATTTTGCCATACAGCATCAATTCTAAAAGCTGAAAAAGTAATTTAGAGGAAGATAGCAGCTATTTCATTGAACTATTTTGTTGAACTAGTACTCCTTTTAACGTGCAATATATCTGATTTGTCATTTTTGTCATGGcaatgatgtcaaaaatatacaTACACCATGTACATCATAATTGTGTGAGTGATATACCTTATTTGATGATCAGGTCAGGGAGAATGTTTATGCCGCTACGGAACTTGCTACATTTGGCAAGGATCAGGAAACTTTATCAGAAGTTGAAGCAATTCTGAGCCCTGTGAAGAATCAGACTTGGCCTAGTGGAATCCAAGAGAGCTGATTCTTTGCTGTCCTATGACCACTCCACCTTTGTACTTCGTGCAGTTCAAATTGCCATTAGCAGTTCGCCTAATCCATATTAGGTACATTGGAGGGCCCATTCTATTATAATCCCACCCAGCCAGGTAAAGAAGataataatttgaaatgaaaagagAGGGTTCGTCATTGTGCTGATGGATCCAAAGTTCAATAAATATGTAAGACATCCTCGATTATCCCGGGGTAGTTACTAAAAGTGTGATCAAATTATTGACATTAAAACTTTGGTCATTTCAAAGTTGTATAAAGTCTGCTAGTCAATCCTTCATTTTCCGCATCTGACATTATAATGCGcaaattattttgttgcatGATTTAATGCAGTGCCAAACTCAAACCCTTTAATTTGCTTAGCAGTGTATTCTTGATTgtcttaaataaattaataaatctgCACTCAATCAACTCCTACTGTGCATTATCatgatggtttttgttttctttgtaaaacaaatatgaatTGCGCATGTTTTATTAAGATGGTAAATAACGACAGGTAGGGTTGGCCCCCCTCATGAAGCGGTCAGTTATGGAAAGATGCTACCAggtttttttcaacttcaaaaacCTATTTAATGTTGTTCTAGAAGCTTTAGCATGTAATGATTGTGATGTTTATAGAATGGCGGCAGGAAAGGTTCACTCGTAGTCACATGTAATACTGTTTggttaagaagaagaaagtgtTTTATGCTAGTTAGGACCTATCAATTTTGCAATCTAGTATTTAGCTGCTTCTGAAGAATTACTAAACAGTGGAGAatgtctccactgttcacatgaacaatgAAGATATTCTTTACTGTTTCAGCTAGGACCGGGTccgtttaaaattaaaaatacattgaaccAGGGTCTGAcactgcaaaaataaaaataaaaataattattttttatttttaattatgttttattcaaaaaactagcattaaacattattcaataataatatataaattagacagaaatcgcttgatgacgtaacatttgcagaatttaaTTGCAATTCCAATTCTAATTTTGAttctgattatattttacctatATTATTgggttcttaaaaaatatataaaaactgtagtccttatcggatgtatttcatatataatataattttagatagttttaaggaacaatataaaatattttatataaaatattatttatttcataatataatagaaatagttaaatttacaatatttaaattaaaaatcatcaatatatatatatatataaccttaatttaaaatatatatttctttaaacaaacatattaaattattttttattcacttataattttaactaaatatatatttttcaaacaacaaCAGGAAATTATAATACCAAAAACACGAACCTTTATTTATTGGAATCCTTTACTGAGAAAGCATGCGGCCCTTCCCTTTCCTTGTATTGCTAAAACTGAAGATCTTTATTCTAGGGCTAGGGTTTTTGGTTTGATGTCAGAACTAGTGACTACAAGCTTGTCGATATTGTGCGTCTTCGAGATAATCTTCAGCCTCGGGTAAAAGTCTACGAGCTAAATAGAAACACGTGAAGGGAAATTGGTAGCACTCCCCAACTATCTGTAAACCGATCTTCCGCTATCTTGAATGGAGCTCTCCATTGGCTTGGATATCGTAAAAAAGACGATCCATTTGACGATGTAGGCTATGTGAGGGCGGTACTGTTCGATACGACCAGCGAAGTATTCAGGGAGACGTAATTTCCAGAAGCTGTTGGTTCCAAGTCAGTAGTCAGTGCATGGAAAATTGGATTAAAGTACAATTCACAATTATCTGCACAAATATGAAAGGTACTAGAGTTCAGGGAGAACGGGAAACTTCTCTTACTGCAAATTCGCCGATTGGTTTTGTATGATCTTCAAACTGACGAAAGAAAACTTGCTATCTGTTTTCCTCAGTCTGTACTGTTTTGGGGAGGGAATTATGCGGAGACTCTAGCCTTGCCGGATGGGTCTCAAGGGAGCTGTAACTCTTTGCAATAAATTATTGACTCAGAAGAGGCCACTTCTCAACAACCGAAGAAGAGAGTGATCCAATTGAACGAGACATATCTGAagaaaactcatgtaaaaacaCGCACAGATCCATGGTTACACAAGCATATCTGTCGATGCTAAACCCGTTGGTACTAATCTGTGAAGACCACATGTAAAAACACACACAGATACATAGTTgcacaaacatttcttttaagAGATCCAGAAGACTTGGCATGATAAGGTTGCCTGTTAAAGTCGCTCTGACGATTCAGGTGTGTTTCAAAATCACGGTGCTTTTTAATTAGTTGCCCTGCTTTTATTCCCAAGCCCACCAACATTACCTTGAAGAACTAAAGGAAGTAGCAGTTTCTGATGGAAATCATAAACTATAACAACGACAGCAATGAATTGAGATTTGAATACATATTACACGATGATAATGCTGGGGCAAAGGGTTTCGGTTTGATGCCAGAGTTGTGCATCGTTGTTAAAAAGTGCAGTCTCTGGTATGAGCTAAAGAGAAGCATGGAGAGGGACATTGGCAGCACTCCTTCACTTTCCAGAATGTAGCTCTCCTTTGGCTTGGATTTCATAAAAAAGACGATGATGATCCATTGGACTGGCACTGAGACTACGAGCGAGTGGTTTTGTTTGATACAAGGAAGTATTCAAGGAGATGGAGCTGCCACACGCTCAAGAACAAGCAAAAACTTGGGAGTCACTCGAGAATTGATTTCACTGATAGGTGATAGAAGAAAATGACCATTGGTTATATTTTTAACAGAAGGGTGATAAAACAGTATGGCGAGCCCAATTCTTGGATTATATGAACGAGTGTTAAGAGTTTCATGGCATGGTTATTAAACCATGTCAAGGAATTAACCCAACCAAGTACCCATGTCCCAGATCATCTGGGTTTTCCCAATCGGCAAGAGGTGGCAATGGAGGTGAGATcgaagaagaaatgaagaatGAACTAGGAGGGGGAAGAAAAGTAAGGGATGAAAGGGAAGTGGGGACAAAACATCGtatattgagaagaaaaaaagtcagGTCTCACATGGGTTACATCAGGTTGATATATAAGTCACTCGGGTTTGACTAAATTAATTGCAACTctggttttttctttgtaaaaccCAGTCAAGACCCTAGGTCACCTAGGTCCTGCATTAACTCGTCTAGGTCCTGCATTAACTCGTCGGGCTGACAACAATGGTTGAGGGAGAATCGAAAACTTCTCTTGCTTTTCTATATTTCATCCATGCTGGTTGGCATGAACTCTATTAGACAGATGCAATTCtgtttcattttcttccctTGATTTCAACACTTAACTTTTCTTGTCGCTCTTTTTCGAAAGCTTTACCGTTGCATGTTGCATGTTGTTCAACTAATTCTGCTGGGACGGTTCTAGAGATTCATTTGACTGTGGACACGCTCTATTATTTGTAATATCATCTGTCTGCAAGTTAGCTATAGCATAAATGCACAGCCAAGACCTCCATTAAGCCAAGACCTCcattgagagagaaagaaatataCGCAAAATCCATTGAAATAGATAGTTACTTATAATAGAGAGGGCAGAAGCCATGGCTAGAGAGGAGAAAAGGCCTGCTCCCAGTAACTTACCACTCCTATGTTCAAATTCCGTCGTCAATATCATCAATACCGACCGACCATGGAGCGCATCTGATTTGTCTGGTTTACAGTTTTTCAGGGTAACGATGACGAAGTCTGAGTATCGTGGATGCCATAACTGCTCAACTGACTATCATTCTTTGACAGAAGGGTTGAGGACAATTAGTGTTTTGCTGTCACCGGACCTGCTACTTTTAGCGAGGGCCGGGAAAATTTATTTCGAGGTTGGAAGTAATTTGGCGACATATGAGGAATCAGCTTCGCCAAGTCTGTTAGATGAACTACGTTCATTAAAAACTAAGACGGCTCGATTTGTTAGTGCAGTGGACTCGCAGTGTTTGGTTTGGGGAATAACCTGGAATCAGGAACTCCTGAACAAGTCGATTACATAAACATGACacaaaggataaaaagaaaaagggcagCATTTCATTTCTCATCTAATTCATGGCATTGAATGTACATTGTTTCATCTATATCACCAAATTTATATAACATGAATGGCAGCTACAGCTGGACAAGGATCTTGGTA
This is a stretch of genomic DNA from Populus alba chromosome 11, ASM523922v2, whole genome shotgun sequence. It encodes these proteins:
- the LOC118051811 gene encoding L-galactose dehydrogenase; this translates as MASPPRPNLELRPLGNTGLKLSCVGFGASPLGSVFGPVSEHDAISSVREAFDLGINFFDTSPYYGGTLSEKMLGKGLKALGVPRNEYIVSTKCGRYVEGFDFSAERVTKSIDESLARLQLDYVDILQCHDIEFGSLDQIANETIPALQKLKEAGKIRFIGITGLPLSVFTYVLDRVPPGTVDVILSYCHYSVNDSTLVDLLPYLKSKGVGVISASPLAMGLLTENGPPEWHPASAELKSACQAAAAFCKAKGKNISKLAMQYSLANKDISSVLVGMNSVRQVRENVYAATELATFGKDQETLSEVEAILSPVKNQTWPSGIQES